A genomic segment from Streptomyces sp. NBC_00459 encodes:
- a CDS encoding LacI family DNA-binding transcriptional regulator, with product MVTLAEVAQHAGVSASTVSYVLSGKRSISVGTRQRVEQSIQQLGYHPNAGARALASSRSNIVALMVPLRTDMYVPVMMEIAIAVATSARTYGYDVLLLTGEEGPDAVRRVTGSGLADAMILMDVELDDERLPLLRGTDQPSVLIGLPAATEGLTCVDLDFGATGALCAEHLAELGHRDIAVIGEAPAVYERHTGFAERTLDGLRSRSRELGVRVLHRPCEGGYDAMTVTLARIFDERPGTTGFVVQNESAVEPLLALLRQQGRAVPEDVSVIAVCPDQVATQASVRLTSVAIPAQEMGRRAVELLIAKLEGHGSDEVALITPELTVRASTGPAPATS from the coding sequence ATGGTCACCCTCGCCGAGGTCGCCCAGCACGCCGGAGTCTCGGCGAGCACGGTGAGCTATGTCCTCAGCGGCAAGCGGTCCATCTCCGTGGGCACCCGGCAGCGGGTCGAGCAGAGCATCCAACAGCTCGGCTACCACCCGAACGCGGGCGCCCGGGCGCTGGCGAGCAGCCGCTCCAACATCGTCGCCCTGATGGTCCCGCTGCGTACGGACATGTACGTGCCGGTGATGATGGAGATCGCCATCGCGGTGGCCACCAGCGCCCGCACCTACGGGTACGACGTGCTGCTGCTCACCGGCGAGGAGGGTCCCGACGCCGTGCGCCGCGTGACCGGCAGCGGGCTCGCCGACGCGATGATCCTGATGGACGTCGAACTCGACGACGAGCGGCTGCCGTTGCTGCGCGGGACGGACCAGCCGTCCGTGCTCATCGGACTGCCGGCCGCCACCGAGGGCCTGACCTGCGTCGACCTCGACTTCGGGGCCACGGGCGCGCTGTGCGCCGAGCACCTCGCGGAGCTCGGGCACCGCGACATCGCCGTCATCGGCGAGGCCCCCGCGGTCTACGAAAGGCACACCGGTTTCGCCGAGCGCACGCTCGACGGACTCCGTTCCCGGTCGAGGGAGTTGGGGGTGCGGGTGCTGCACCGGCCGTGCGAGGGCGGGTACGACGCGATGACGGTGACCCTGGCCCGGATCTTCGACGAACGGCCGGGCACCACGGGGTTCGTCGTGCAGAACGAGTCGGCGGTCGAACCGCTGCTCGCGCTGTTGCGCCAGCAGGGGCGGGCGGTGCCGGAGGACGTGTCGGTCATCGCCGTCTGCCCGGACCAGGTCGCCACCCAGGCCTCGGTGCGGCTGACGTCCGTCGCCATTCCCGCACAGGAGATGGGGCGCCGAGCGGTGGAACTGCTGATCGCCAAGCTCGAAGGGCATGGGAGTGACGAAGTCGCTCTGATCACACCCGAGTTGACGGTACGGGCCAGCACCGGGCCGGCCCCGGCCACCTCCTGA
- a CDS encoding GNAT family N-acetyltransferase, whose translation MPRFPGQDHRHRRPHDVVVGPLDLAARVDEALAVQAVAFGLGADEVAVRRQIVLRHLTYPGARALGATTPEGRLAGFVYGMPNDRTHWWSTVVEPYLRRQGHDAWLDDSFVITELHVHPTFQNIGVGRALITAITDSAAEPRSILSAIDTESPARGLYHSLGYEDLARQVLFPSAPKPYAVMGAPLPLRRR comes from the coding sequence ATGCCGCGCTTCCCCGGTCAGGACCACCGTCACCGCCGCCCCCACGACGTGGTCGTCGGCCCCCTCGACCTCGCCGCCCGGGTCGACGAGGCGCTCGCCGTCCAGGCCGTGGCGTTCGGGCTCGGCGCCGACGAGGTCGCCGTACGCAGGCAGATCGTTCTGCGGCATCTGACCTACCCCGGCGCCCGCGCGCTCGGCGCGACCACCCCGGAGGGACGGCTCGCCGGGTTCGTGTACGGCATGCCGAACGACCGTACGCACTGGTGGTCCACCGTCGTCGAGCCGTATCTGCGCCGACAGGGCCACGACGCCTGGCTCGACGACTCCTTCGTGATCACCGAGCTGCACGTCCACCCGACCTTCCAGAACATCGGTGTCGGCCGTGCCCTCATCACCGCGATCACCGACTCCGCCGCCGAACCCCGCTCGATCCTCTCCGCGATCGACACCGAGAGCCCGGCCCGCGGCCTGTACCACTCCCTCGGCTACGAGGACCTCGCGCGCCAGGTGCTCTTCCCCAGCGCCCCGAAGCCCTACGCGGTGATGGGCGCCCCGCTCCCGCTGCGCCGCCGCTGA
- a CDS encoding lamin tail domain-containing protein, whose protein sequence is MRIRRAALPALAGAVALTGAVLSTPAEAAGGVVIRHVWFDSPGSDNGSNASLNGEWVEIKNTSSAPISLKGWILKDVANHKYTFANLKIGAGKTMKIRTGKGTDSAATKFQKRSWYVWNNTSDTAILTRANGSKVDDCKWTTSDPSDKWC, encoded by the coding sequence ATGCGTATTCGACGCGCTGCCCTGCCCGCGCTCGCGGGCGCCGTTGCCCTGACCGGCGCGGTTCTCAGCACTCCGGCCGAGGCGGCCGGCGGGGTCGTCATCCGGCACGTGTGGTTCGACAGTCCGGGTTCGGACAACGGCTCCAACGCCTCCCTCAACGGGGAGTGGGTGGAGATCAAGAACACCAGTTCGGCGCCGATATCGCTCAAGGGCTGGATCCTGAAGGACGTCGCCAATCACAAGTACACCTTCGCCAATCTGAAGATCGGCGCGGGCAAGACCATGAAGATCCGCACGGGCAAGGGGACCGACAGTGCGGCCACCAAGTTCCAGAAGCGTTCCTGGTACGTCTGGAACAACACCAGCGACACGGCGATCCTGACGAGAGCGAACGGGTCGAAGGTCGACGACTGCAAGTGGACGACGAGCGACCCGAGCGACAAGTGGTGCTAG
- the dxr gene encoding 1-deoxy-D-xylulose-5-phosphate reductoisomerase — MTDSPAPLADPHLVFDPVAGGGTRDVVILGSTGSIGTQAIDLVLRNPDRFRVTGLSAAGGRVELLAEQAHRLRVRTVAVAREDAVPALREALNRRYGAGEPIPEILAGPQAATHLAAADCHTVLNGITGSIGLAPTLAALEAGRTLALANKESLIVGGPLVKAVAGPGQIIPVDSEHAALFQALAAGTRSDVRKLVVTASGGPFRGRTKAQLADVTVEDALAHPTWAMGPVITINSATLVNKGLEVIEAHLLYDIPFDRIEVVVHPQSYVHSMVEFTDGSTLAQATPPDMRGPIAIGLGWPERVPDAAPAFDWSRASTWEFFPLDTEAFPSVGLARHVGQLAGTAPAVFNAANEECVEAFRSGGLPFNGIMETVTRVVEEHGTPRTGTSLTVADVLEAESWARARARELTQQTKTTAEARA; from the coding sequence ATGACGGACAGTCCAGCCCCCCTCGCAGACCCGCACCTCGTCTTCGACCCCGTGGCCGGAGGCGGCACCAGGGACGTGGTGATCCTCGGTTCCACCGGGTCGATCGGCACCCAGGCCATCGACCTCGTGCTGCGCAACCCGGACCGCTTCCGGGTCACCGGGCTCTCCGCCGCGGGCGGCCGGGTCGAGCTCCTCGCCGAGCAGGCGCACCGGCTGCGGGTACGCACGGTCGCGGTGGCCCGCGAGGACGCCGTACCGGCCCTGCGCGAGGCGCTGAACAGGCGGTACGGCGCCGGGGAGCCGATCCCCGAGATCCTCGCCGGACCGCAGGCGGCCACCCACCTCGCAGCCGCCGACTGCCACACGGTGCTCAACGGCATCACCGGATCGATCGGCCTCGCCCCCACCCTCGCCGCCCTGGAGGCGGGCCGCACCCTCGCGCTCGCCAACAAGGAGTCGCTCATCGTCGGCGGCCCGCTGGTCAAGGCCGTGGCCGGGCCCGGCCAGATCATCCCGGTCGACTCCGAGCACGCGGCCCTGTTCCAGGCCCTCGCGGCCGGCACCCGGTCCGATGTGCGCAAGCTCGTGGTCACGGCGTCCGGCGGCCCCTTCCGCGGCCGTACGAAGGCACAGCTGGCCGATGTGACGGTCGAGGACGCGCTCGCGCACCCCACCTGGGCGATGGGCCCGGTGATCACCATCAACTCCGCGACGCTCGTCAACAAGGGCCTGGAGGTGATCGAGGCACACCTCCTTTACGACATTCCCTTCGACCGCATTGAGGTGGTCGTGCACCCGCAGTCGTATGTCCACTCGATGGTTGAGTTCACGGACGGATCCACACTGGCCCAGGCCACGCCCCCCGACATGCGCGGCCCCATCGCGATCGGCCTCGGCTGGCCGGAGCGCGTCCCGGACGCGGCCCCCGCCTTCGACTGGAGCAGGGCGTCGACGTGGGAGTTCTTCCCGCTCGACACCGAGGCGTTCCCCTCGGTCGGCCTCGCCCGGCACGTGGGGCAGCTCGCGGGCACGGCCCCCGCGGTGTTCAATGCGGCCAACGAGGAGTGCGTCGAGGCGTTCCGGAGCGGCGGGCTACCGTTCAACGGAATCATGGAGACCGTGACCCGGGTGGTCGAGGAGCACGGCACACCTCGTACGGGAACTTCCCTGACCGTCGCGGACGTCCTTGAAGCGGAGTCCTGGGCACGGGCGAGGGCCCGGGAACTGACACAACAGACGAAGACAACGGCGGAGGCCCGTGCATGA
- a CDS encoding acyl-CoA dehydrogenase family protein, protein MSASPAKPTADPSAKPTVTEREARQVAEAAREQGWRKPSFAKELFLGRFRLDLIHPHPLPDTEDAQRGEEFLAGLRDFCETKIDAARIEREARIPDEVINGLKELGALGMKIDTKYGGLGLTQVYYNKALALVGSANPALGALLSAHQSIGVPQPLKLFGTQEQKDEFLPRCARTDISAFLLTEPDVGSDPARLATSAVPDGDDYVLDGVKLWTTNGVVADLLVVMARVPKSEGHKGGITAFVVETASEGVTVEHRNAFMGLRGLENGVTRLHRVRVPAANRIGPEGAGLKIALTTLNTGRLSLPAMCVGAGKWCLKIAREWSGVREQWGKPVALHEAVGAKISFIAATTFALEAVLDLSSQMADENRNDIRIEAALAKLYGSEMAWLMADELVQIRGGRGFETAESLAARGERAVPAEQILRDLRINRIFEGSTEIMHLLIAREAVDAHLTVAGDLIDPDKSLPDKARAGANAGVFYAKWLPKLVTGAGQLPRSYAEFKYEGVGLSPHLRYVERSARKLARSTFYAMSRWQGRMETKQGFLGRIVDIGAELFAMSAACVRAELLRAQGRNGREAYQLADVFCRQARVRVEELFGRLWTNTDDIDRAVVKGVLAGTYTWLEEGVVDLSGEGPWIADATPGPSEQENVHRPIR, encoded by the coding sequence ATGTCCGCAAGCCCAGCCAAACCCACCGCCGACCCCTCCGCCAAACCCACGGTCACCGAGCGGGAGGCCCGCCAGGTGGCGGAGGCCGCCCGGGAACAGGGCTGGCGCAAGCCCAGCTTCGCCAAGGAACTGTTCCTCGGCCGCTTCCGGCTCGACCTCATCCACCCGCACCCGCTCCCGGACACCGAGGACGCGCAGCGTGGCGAGGAGTTCCTCGCCGGGCTGCGCGACTTCTGCGAGACGAAGATCGACGCGGCCCGCATCGAACGCGAGGCACGGATCCCCGACGAGGTGATCAACGGGCTCAAGGAGCTCGGCGCCCTCGGCATGAAGATCGACACCAAGTACGGCGGCCTCGGCCTCACCCAGGTCTACTACAACAAGGCCCTCGCCCTGGTCGGCTCCGCGAACCCGGCGCTCGGCGCACTGCTCTCCGCCCATCAGTCGATCGGCGTACCGCAGCCGCTCAAGCTCTTCGGCACCCAGGAGCAGAAGGACGAGTTCCTGCCGCGCTGCGCCCGCACCGACATCTCCGCGTTCCTGCTGACCGAGCCGGACGTCGGCTCCGACCCGGCGCGGCTCGCCACCAGCGCGGTACCGGACGGCGACGACTACGTCCTGGACGGCGTGAAGCTCTGGACGACCAACGGAGTCGTCGCCGACCTCCTCGTCGTCATGGCCCGCGTACCGAAGTCCGAGGGTCACAAGGGCGGCATCACCGCGTTCGTCGTCGAGACCGCCTCCGAGGGCGTCACCGTCGAACACCGCAACGCCTTCATGGGCCTGCGCGGCCTGGAGAACGGCGTCACCCGCCTCCACCGGGTGCGGGTCCCGGCCGCCAACCGGATCGGCCCAGAGGGCGCGGGCCTCAAGATCGCCCTGACGACCCTGAACACGGGCCGCCTGTCGCTGCCCGCGATGTGCGTGGGCGCCGGGAAGTGGTGCCTGAAGATCGCCCGGGAGTGGTCGGGCGTACGGGAGCAGTGGGGCAAGCCGGTCGCGCTGCACGAGGCGGTCGGCGCGAAGATCAGCTTCATCGCGGCCACGACCTTCGCCCTGGAAGCCGTACTCGACCTCTCCTCCCAGATGGCCGACGAGAACCGCAACGACATCCGTATCGAGGCCGCCCTCGCCAAGCTGTACGGCTCCGAGATGGCCTGGCTGATGGCCGACGAGCTCGTCCAGATCCGCGGCGGCCGCGGCTTCGAGACCGCCGAGTCGCTCGCCGCCCGCGGGGAACGGGCGGTCCCCGCCGAACAGATCCTGCGCGACCTGCGGATCAACCGCATCTTCGAGGGCTCGACGGAGATCATGCACCTGCTGATCGCCCGGGAGGCCGTCGACGCCCATCTGACGGTCGCGGGCGACCTCATCGACCCCGACAAGTCACTGCCGGACAAGGCGAGGGCGGGCGCGAACGCCGGTGTCTTCTACGCCAAGTGGCTGCCCAAACTGGTCACCGGAGCCGGTCAACTACCGCGCTCGTACGCCGAGTTCAAGTACGAGGGCGTCGGCCTCTCGCCGCATCTGCGCTACGTCGAGCGCAGCGCCCGCAAGCTGGCCCGCTCCACCTTCTACGCCATGTCCCGCTGGCAGGGCCGGATGGAGACCAAGCAGGGCTTCCTCGGCCGGATCGTCGACATCGGCGCCGAACTGTTCGCGATGAGCGCGGCCTGCGTACGCGCCGAACTCCTGCGCGCCCAGGGCCGGAACGGCCGCGAGGCCTACCAACTGGCCGACGTCTTCTGCCGCCAGGCCCGCGTCCGCGTCGAGGAACTATTCGGCCGGCTGTGGACCAACACCGACGACATCGACCGCGCGGTGGTCAAGGGCGTACTCGCCGGCACGTACACCTGGCTGGAGGAGGGCGTCGTCGACCTCTCGGGGGAGGGCCCCTGGATCGCGGACGCCACCCCCGGCCCGTCGGAACAGGAGAACGTCCACCGCCCGATCCGCTGA
- a CDS encoding M50 family metallopeptidase: MMVLGIVVFVIGLLVSIAWHELGHLSTAKLFGIRVPQYMVGFGPTIWSRKKGETEYGIKAIPFGGYIRMIGMFPPGPDGRIEARSTSPWRGMIEDARAQSFEEILPGDEKRLFYTRKPWKRVIVMFAGPFMNLILAVALFLIVLMGFGVSQQTTSVSSVSQCVIAQSEGRDDCRKTDAASPAAAAGLKAGDKILSFGGVQVDTWNKLSDEIRANPGKDVAIVVDRKGEQVTLHAKIATNQVAKKDSSGQIVQGQYVTAGFLGFSAASGIVRQDFGDSVTWMGDRMGEAVDSIASLPGKIPALWNAAFDGGERASDSPMGVVGAARVGGEIFTLDIPPTQQLAMALMLVAGFNLSLFLFNMLPLLPLDGGHVAGALWESLRRNTAKVLKRPDPGPFDVAKLMPVAYVVAGLFICFTLLVLVADVVNPVRIS; encoded by the coding sequence ATGATGGTCCTGGGCATAGTCGTCTTCGTGATCGGCCTGCTGGTGTCGATCGCCTGGCACGAGCTGGGACATCTCTCCACCGCGAAGCTCTTCGGCATCCGCGTCCCGCAGTACATGGTCGGCTTCGGCCCGACGATCTGGTCGCGCAAGAAGGGTGAGACCGAGTACGGCATCAAGGCGATCCCGTTCGGCGGCTACATCCGCATGATCGGGATGTTCCCGCCGGGCCCGGACGGCCGCATAGAGGCCCGCTCGACCTCACCCTGGCGCGGGATGATCGAGGACGCGCGCGCCCAGTCGTTCGAGGAGATACTGCCGGGCGACGAGAAGCGCCTGTTCTACACGCGCAAGCCGTGGAAACGCGTCATCGTGATGTTCGCGGGCCCGTTCATGAACCTGATCCTCGCGGTGGCACTGTTCCTGATCGTCCTCATGGGTTTCGGCGTCTCGCAGCAGACCACCAGCGTCAGCTCGGTCTCCCAGTGCGTCATCGCCCAGAGCGAGGGCCGCGACGACTGCCGCAAGACCGACGCGGCCTCCCCGGCTGCGGCGGCCGGCCTCAAGGCGGGCGACAAGATCCTCTCCTTCGGCGGGGTCCAGGTCGACACCTGGAACAAGCTCTCGGACGAGATCCGCGCCAACCCCGGCAAGGACGTGGCGATCGTCGTCGACCGCAAGGGCGAGCAGGTCACCCTCCACGCGAAGATCGCCACGAACCAGGTCGCGAAGAAGGACTCCAGCGGCCAGATCGTCCAGGGCCAGTACGTCACGGCCGGCTTCCTCGGCTTCAGCGCGGCCAGCGGCATCGTCCGCCAGGACTTCGGCGACTCGGTGACCTGGATGGGCGACCGGATGGGCGAGGCCGTCGACTCCATCGCGAGCCTGCCCGGCAAGATCCCGGCCCTGTGGAACGCGGCCTTCGACGGCGGCGAACGCGCGTCGGACTCCCCGATGGGCGTGGTCGGCGCGGCCCGCGTGGGCGGCGAGATCTTCACCCTGGACATCCCGCCCACCCAACAGCTGGCCATGGCGTTGATGCTGGTGGCGGGCTTCAACCTGTCCCTCTTCCTGTTCAACATGCTCCCGCTGCTGCCGCTTGACGGCGGCCATGTCGCGGGCGCCCTGTGGGAGTCACTGCGACGGAACACGGCAAAGGTGCTGAAGCGCCCGGACCCGGGCCCGTTCGACGTGGCGAAGCTGATGCCGGTCGCCTATGTGGTGGCGGGACTCTTCATCTGCTTCACGCTCCTCGTCCTGGTGGCGGATGTGGTCAACCCCGTGCGCATCTCCTAG
- a CDS encoding GNAT family N-acetyltransferase — translation MLTQTTSRVLDPGDLDAALAVLGREPVANAFVTSRVQVAGLDPWRLGGEMWGWYEDGMLTSLCYAGANLVPICATPRAVRAFADRARRAGRRCSSIVGPAEATTQLWRLLEPNWGPAREVRRHQPLMVTDRLPDPALVTPDPYVRRILKDEMETIMPACVAMFTEEVGISPLAGDGGLLYQARVAELVGSGRSFARLDKHGKVAFKAEIGAATSQACQIQGVWVAPEYRGQGLAAPGMAAVLRYALADVAPVVSLYVNDFNTPARRTYLRVGFQEVGAFMSVLF, via the coding sequence GTGTTGACGCAGACCACCTCCCGGGTGCTCGACCCGGGCGACCTGGACGCAGCGCTCGCCGTCCTCGGCCGCGAGCCGGTAGCGAACGCCTTCGTGACCTCCCGTGTTCAGGTGGCAGGCCTCGACCCCTGGCGCCTCGGCGGCGAGATGTGGGGCTGGTACGAGGACGGCATGCTCACCAGCCTCTGCTACGCGGGCGCCAACCTCGTCCCGATCTGCGCCACCCCGCGTGCCGTACGCGCCTTCGCCGACCGCGCCAGGCGAGCGGGCCGCCGCTGCTCCTCCATCGTCGGCCCCGCCGAAGCCACCACCCAGCTCTGGCGGCTGCTCGAACCGAACTGGGGCCCGGCCAGGGAGGTCCGCCGCCACCAGCCCCTCATGGTCACCGACCGGCTGCCCGATCCCGCTCTCGTCACCCCGGATCCGTACGTCCGCCGCATACTCAAGGACGAGATGGAGACGATCATGCCGGCGTGCGTGGCGATGTTCACCGAGGAGGTCGGAATCTCGCCACTCGCAGGCGACGGCGGTCTCCTCTATCAGGCCAGGGTCGCCGAACTGGTCGGCTCCGGCCGCTCCTTCGCCCGCCTCGACAAGCACGGCAAGGTCGCCTTCAAGGCCGAGATCGGCGCCGCGACCTCGCAGGCCTGTCAGATCCAGGGCGTATGGGTGGCCCCCGAATACCGTGGCCAGGGCCTCGCCGCCCCCGGGATGGCCGCCGTACTGCGCTACGCCCTCGCGGACGTGGCCCCGGTGGTCAGCCTGTATGTGAACGACTTCAACACTCCCGCCCGCCGGACATATCTGCGGGTGGGCTTCCAGGAAGTCGGCGCGTTCATGAGCGTCCTGTTCTGA
- the ispG gene encoding flavodoxin-dependent (E)-4-hydroxy-3-methylbut-2-enyl-diphosphate synthase — MTAISLGMPTVPTKLAERRKSRQIQVGSVAVGGDAPVSVQSMTTTRTSDIGATLQQIAELTASGCQIVRVACPTQDDADALATIARKSQIPVIADIHFQPKYVFAAIEAGCAAVRVNPGNIKQFDDQVKEIARAAKDHGTPIRIGVNAGSLDRRLLQKYGRATPEALVESALWEASLFEEHGFRDIKISVKHNDPVIMVNAYRQLAAACDYPLHLGVTEAGPAFQGTIKSAVAFGALLSEGIGDTIRVSLSAPPVEEIKVGNQILESLNLRQRGLEIVSCPSCGRAQVDVYKLAEEVTAGLEGMEVPLRVAVMGCVVNGPGEAREADLGVASGNGKGQIFVKGEVIKTVPESKIVETLIEEALKIAEQMEADGIASGEPSVSVAG; from the coding sequence ATGACTGCGATTTCTCTCGGCATGCCGACCGTTCCGACCAAGCTCGCCGAACGCCGGAAGAGCCGACAGATCCAGGTCGGTTCGGTGGCCGTGGGCGGAGACGCACCGGTGTCGGTGCAGTCGATGACGACGACCCGTACGTCGGACATCGGAGCCACGCTCCAGCAGATCGCCGAGCTGACGGCGTCCGGCTGCCAGATCGTGCGGGTCGCGTGCCCCACGCAGGACGACGCGGACGCGCTGGCGACGATCGCGCGCAAGTCGCAGATCCCGGTGATCGCCGACATCCACTTCCAGCCGAAGTACGTGTTCGCCGCGATCGAGGCCGGCTGCGCCGCGGTCCGGGTGAACCCCGGCAACATCAAGCAGTTCGACGACCAGGTCAAGGAGATCGCGCGCGCCGCCAAGGACCACGGCACACCGATCCGCATCGGCGTCAACGCCGGCTCGCTCGACAGGCGACTGCTCCAGAAGTACGGCAGGGCCACCCCCGAGGCGCTCGTGGAGTCGGCGCTGTGGGAGGCGTCGCTCTTCGAGGAGCACGGCTTCCGGGACATCAAGATCTCCGTCAAGCACAACGACCCGGTGATCATGGTCAACGCCTACCGGCAGCTCGCGGCGGCCTGCGACTACCCCCTCCACCTGGGCGTGACCGAGGCCGGCCCGGCATTCCAGGGCACGATCAAGTCGGCGGTCGCCTTCGGCGCGCTGCTCAGCGAGGGCATCGGCGACACGATCCGCGTCTCGCTCTCCGCGCCGCCGGTCGAGGAGATCAAGGTCGGCAACCAGATCCTGGAGTCCCTGAACCTGCGCCAGCGCGGCCTGGAGATCGTGTCGTGCCCGTCGTGCGGGCGCGCCCAGGTCGACGTCTACAAGCTCGCCGAAGAGGTCACGGCCGGCCTGGAGGGCATGGAGGTCCCGCTGCGCGTCGCGGTCATGGGCTGTGTGGTGAACGGCCCCGGCGAGGCCCGCGAGGCAGACCTCGGCGTCGCCTCGGGCAACGGCAAGGGCCAGATCTTCGTGAAGGGCGAGGTCATCAAGACGGTCCCCGAGTCGAAGATCGTCGAGACCCTCATCGAGGAAGCCCTGAAGATCGCCGAACAGATGGAGGCGGACGGAATCGCTTCCGGAGAGCCTTCGGTGTCCGTCGCGGGTTGA
- a CDS encoding glycoside hydrolase family 31 protein, producing the protein MNQPADSLPPSGAVSLAQSSPTVGTFRERDGALEWSGRQETVRIEPWGPDAVRVRTRLGGPVLEGLPGALLDEPESTPYTVKIDDGQGQLTVGALTVEVSAEGLIRFLRTDDAAELLAEERAHFWWPGSRLYTAVGNGYHRLEQRFAAYEDEKLYGLGQHQHGLFDQKGVVLDLVQRNAEVSVPVLTSSRGYTLLWNSPAIGRVELAGNGTRWVADSARQIDYWITAGQPADAQRRYSAATGRTPMLPEWAAGFWQCKLRYRTQDELLDVAREYKRRGLPLRAIVCDFFHWTHLGDWKFDPAEWPDPAAMVAELAEMGVKLVVSVWPSVSPLSENHQLMEQRGYFIGTQYGPMAHADWPDKGVASTVQVAFYDATNPEAREFVWSKIRDNYLAPYGITAFWLDACEPELKPGFPENLRYWAGPGLEVGNLYPVENARTFYEGLIASGEDEVISLNRSAWAGSQRYGAALWSGDIGVDFPTLRRQIAAGLNTALSGIPWWNTDIGGFHGGDPDDPAYREVMVRWFQFGAFSPLMRLHGFRDPGMPLGPDMTGGPNEVWSYGEEAGAILERYVRLRERLKPYVLRVMREAHEEGLPVMRPLFLEFPDDPAAWSVDDAYLFGSDVLVAPVLTAGATDRTAYLPAGAMWTDAWTGEVYEGGAAVTVDAPLDRIPLFLRDGVSLPIAE; encoded by the coding sequence GTGAACCAGCCCGCCGATTCCCTGCCCCCGTCAGGCGCGGTCAGCCTCGCGCAGTCCTCTCCCACCGTCGGCACGTTCCGTGAGCGGGACGGTGCGCTGGAGTGGAGCGGCCGGCAGGAGACCGTACGGATAGAGCCCTGGGGCCCGGACGCGGTCCGGGTCAGGACCCGGCTCGGCGGGCCTGTTCTGGAGGGGCTGCCGGGGGCCCTTCTGGACGAGCCGGAGTCGACGCCGTACACCGTCAAGATCGATGACGGGCAGGGGCAGTTGACCGTCGGCGCGCTGACCGTCGAGGTGAGCGCGGAGGGCCTGATCCGTTTCCTGCGCACCGATGACGCGGCCGAGCTGCTCGCCGAGGAGCGGGCGCACTTCTGGTGGCCGGGCTCGCGTCTCTACACAGCGGTCGGCAACGGCTACCACCGGCTGGAGCAGCGGTTCGCCGCCTACGAGGACGAGAAGCTGTACGGGCTCGGCCAGCACCAGCACGGCCTGTTCGACCAGAAGGGTGTGGTGCTGGACCTGGTGCAGCGCAACGCCGAGGTGTCCGTGCCGGTGCTCACCTCCAGCCGCGGTTACACCCTGCTGTGGAACAGCCCGGCGATCGGGCGGGTGGAGCTGGCGGGCAACGGGACGCGCTGGGTGGCGGATTCGGCCCGGCAGATCGACTACTGGATCACGGCCGGGCAGCCGGCCGACGCCCAGCGGCGCTACAGCGCGGCGACGGGACGTACGCCGATGCTGCCGGAGTGGGCGGCGGGCTTCTGGCAGTGCAAGCTGCGCTATCGCACGCAGGACGAACTGCTCGACGTGGCAAGGGAGTACAAGCGGCGCGGGCTGCCGCTGCGGGCCATCGTGTGCGACTTCTTCCACTGGACGCATCTGGGTGACTGGAAGTTCGACCCGGCCGAGTGGCCCGACCCGGCCGCCATGGTCGCGGAGTTGGCGGAGATGGGCGTCAAGCTCGTCGTGTCCGTCTGGCCTTCGGTGTCGCCGCTCTCCGAGAACCACCAACTCATGGAGCAGCGCGGCTACTTCATCGGTACGCAGTACGGCCCGATGGCGCACGCGGACTGGCCGGACAAGGGGGTCGCGTCCACCGTCCAGGTCGCGTTCTACGATGCCACCAACCCCGAGGCCCGCGAGTTCGTGTGGTCGAAGATCCGGGACAACTACCTTGCCCCGTACGGCATCACGGCCTTCTGGCTGGACGCCTGCGAGCCGGAGCTGAAGCCGGGCTTCCCGGAGAACCTGCGGTACTGGGCGGGCCCGGGCCTGGAGGTCGGCAACCTGTACCCCGTCGAGAACGCCCGCACCTTCTACGAGGGCCTGATCGCGTCCGGCGAGGACGAGGTGATCAGCCTCAACCGCTCGGCGTGGGCGGGCAGTCAGCGCTACGGGGCCGCCCTGTGGTCCGGTGACATCGGTGTCGACTTCCCGACCCTGCGCCGCCAGATCGCGGCCGGTCTCAACACCGCCCTGTCCGGCATCCCCTGGTGGAACACCGACATCGGGGGCTTCCACGGCGGCGACCCGGACGATCCGGCGTACCGCGAGGTCATGGTCCGCTGGTTCCAGTTCGGCGCGTTCTCGCCGCTGATGCGGCTGCACGGGTTCCGTGACCCGGGGATGCCGCTGGGTCCCGACATGACCGGCGGGCCCAACGAGGTGTGGTCGTACGGTGAGGAGGCCGGCGCGATCCTGGAGCGGTACGTGCGGCTGCGTGAGCGTCTGAAGCCGTATGTGCTGCGGGTCATGCGTGAGGCGCACGAGGAGGGGCTGCCGGTGATGCGTCCGCTGTTCCTGGAGTTCCCGGACGATCCGGCGGCCTGGTCGGTCGACGACGCGTATCTCTTCGGGTCTGACGTGCTGGTCGCGCCGGTCCTGACGGCGGGCGCGACGGATCGTACGGCGTACCTTCCGGCGGGGGCGATGTGGACGGACGCGTGGACCGGTGAGGTGTACGAGGGTGGTGCGGCTGTGACGGTGGACGCGCCGCTGGACCGGATCCCGCTGTTTCTGCGGGACGGGGTGAGTCTCCCGATCGCCGAGTAG